TCGCCCGCGCGGCTGCTTTTGCTATCGGGTTGACCGGACAGAGCCAGTTTGCCGGTTCGCTTGCCGACTCAGCGCGCTCCGGGCCGACGGCTGTTGCTGCAAACGCCCTAAAGTCGGCCGGTCGACTGGCCGACAGCAGCATGACCGCTGTCCACGGCGTTATCGCCGGATACCTGGGCGACGCCGCCCCCGAAGTGCGCGAGGCGGCCGGCCTGGCTCTGTTTTACGCTCGCGCCAAAAGCGCCGCCGAGGTGATTATCCCGCTATTGGAACGCGAGACCGATCCCGTGGTCCAGCGGGCGGGCTTGTTTGCTCTGGCCAGGTTGGGGGTGGCCACGGCCGGGCCGACTTACTCCCGCTACCAGGCTGATCCGGACCCGGAAATCAGAATGCTCGCCGTGCAGGGGCTCGGCAAGGCCAACCTGCCCGACCGGGTTCGCCTGATCGCTCTCTCTCTCAACGACGACGACAAAAGAGTCACCGCCTCAGCTATCGCTGCCCTGCAAACTACCGGCGATTCTGCCGCCACGTTCTATCTCGCCCGCAAGCTGGAGACCCAGTCAGATGAAACGCTGATTGTCGCCTTGCTCGGCGCGCTGCAGGCGCTGAAAAGCGATAAGGGTGTCGCCACGGCGGAAACGCATCTCTCATCCGGGTTGTCCGACAACGTGGTAGCCGCCGCTATACGCTATCTCGCGCTGATAAAGAAGGACCGTGTGGTCGGTGTGGTTGATTCGCTTCTCAGCACGGAACCGTCGCCCCGCGTGCGGGTCGCCTGTGCCGATGCTTTCGCGGAGGTTCGTCACTCCTCGGTAGTGCCGCGTCTCGCAATGCTCTTCAAGGATGAGGATCCGCTGGTACGCGGCGCGGCCTTCGAGCATCTGGTCGAACTTGACTCGACCCAGC
This sequence is a window from Candidatus Zixiibacteriota bacterium. Protein-coding genes within it:
- a CDS encoding peptidylprolyl isomerase produces the protein ARAAAFAIGLTGQSQFAGSLADSARSGPTAVAANALKSAGRLADSSMTAVHGVIAGYLGDAAPEVREAAGLALFYARAKSAAEVIIPLLERETDPVVQRAGLFALARLGVATAGPTYSRYQADPDPEIRMLAVQGLGKANLPDRVRLIALSLNDDDKRVTASAIAALQTTGDSAATFYLARKLETQSDETLIVALLGALQALKSDKGVATAETHLSSGLSDNVVAAAIRYLALIKKDRVVGVVDSLLSTEPSPRVRVACADAFAEVRHSSVVPRLAMLFKDEDPLVRGAAFEHLVELDSTQRDLYIKIALDDPDLMPVVLALDQIGQRKLVGYLPQVEAMMADAKELDIDIRRGLIDVIGRFVDSLGTDTTMAELLIKGLFDPEYVVRRQTNELYLEKFGRDRANMVTPAETRISERRLETAVGDKKGNPVAIVQTSRGDIEIELRLDIAPLTVLNFIELAKSGFYEGLNFHRVVPNFVVQGGCPRGDGWGGPPYYIRCEYSDLPFERGTVGIATSGRDTGGSQFFICHSPQPHLDGRYTVFGQVLSGMDVVDQIVVGDTIEKIIIRES